One stretch of Malus domestica chromosome 14, GDT2T_hap1 DNA includes these proteins:
- the LOC103453749 gene encoding ubiquitin C-terminal hydrolase 12-like, whose amino-acid sequence MYRRIIRIRCTTLHRLQFQETIEIDTQHKFSGIESDWGYTNFIPLTEFWNPSKGYVVNDRVIIETEVTVLEVGYTIFPPAIMKTSNPQELAKNSEETILPKAETNETVGS is encoded by the exons ATGTACAGAAGAATTATAAG AATCAGGTGTACCACACTTCATAGGCTTCAATTTCAGGAAACGATCGAGATAG ACACACAACACAAGTTCAGTGGAATTGAAAGTGACTGGGGATACACAAATTTTATTCCTCTTACTGAGTTTTGGAACCCTAGTAAGGGTTATGTGGTGAATGATAGAGTCATTATTGAAACTGAGGTTACTGTACTTGAGGTTGGCTACACAATATTCCCTCCAGCCATCATGAAGACTTCAAATCCCCAAGAGTTGGCCAAAAATTCTGAG GAAACAATTCTCCCTAAGGCTGAGACAAATGAGACTGTTGGAAGCTAA